The genomic window tcacacaccttcttcaatcattctcacctactttcttaatacccgtgccaacctaaaaaatgcttacattttgggacggaggaagtattgcATCCCCAAAAGTGTCAGTGTGTAGATATCATGGATGCCATCTGTAGGCAGAACACCATGAGTGGAGTATTGAAAAGCTGCAGATTctaatgttttttcttttatctggaatgtttttcttttatctggCTACGTCTTATGTAAACATGAACTAGAAAAAACTATTTATGTAGCGTAGTGGATTGTATAGCTCTTGTGTAACCATCCATCTAGTTTTGGTGTCTGTTCAGTGCCCACAAACTATTCTCGTATAGTTGTCTTCTTTTTTAGTCGAGCTACTCTCAGAAAGTCAGTCCCCTAGAATGTACATGCTTCAAGAGCAGTGACATGAATTGTATATGCCTGCTATTGTAGGATGACATGATAATTGAATAGTAGGGAAAAACCTATGCATGTTAGTTAGAtaatacgttttttttttttgatatagTCAGGTGACATTAGTTTTGGTTCTGTAGGATCTTATAGACTACTACAACTCTTCTACAATAAGAGATTGGGCAGGAAGGGCCACGACCTTCCAAGCAACAGCAGCTATTGCAGATGGTTTGGCACCAACTCTATACAACTCTGCCCCCCAGGTTGCCTTGTTCTCTTCTCGAGGACCGGATGTAAAAGATTTTAGCTTTCAAGATGCTGATGTTCTAAAGCCTGATATACTCGCTCCTGGCAATCTTATATGGGCAGCATGGGCGCCTAATGGAACTGATGAAGCCAATTATGCTGGTAAGCTTTGCTGTACTTTTATATCCCTTGAAGCATACAAAGCTTTTTAAGCATGTTATGGTTGCATTGAAATTTTCCTTGCATGTTTGATTGTTCTATGTGGTAATTCATATGGACGTTTGTCAATCATGTGGCTTACCTAAAATATATTTCTCTTGTGGCAATGCATATTCCAGGGGAAGGATTTGCAATGGTTTCTGGAACTAGTATGGCTGCACCACATATTGCTGGTATCGCGGCACTAATAAAACAGAAGAACCCCAAGTGGAGTCCCTCAGCAATAAAATCTGCCTTGATGACTACATCTAATACATTGGACAAGGGGAGCCATCCTTTAAGAGCACAACAGTACTCTACATCAGAAATTATGACACTTACACGGGCCACGCCGTTTGATTATGGCAGTGGTGCGGTTAACCCAAAAGCCGCCCTGGATCCTGGCCTTGTTCTGGATGCAAGTAAGTTAAATTTTTCGtatgcaattttttaataaattcaaACTGCTCCATGTTATTCAGACAATAATCTGAAGACCATTCtaagtttgaatttttttttttgttggcagCTCATCAAGATTACATCACATTTTTGTGTTCGATCCCTGACGTCGAACACAGTGAAGTATCAAACATAACTGGTTCAACttgcagctccagctccaaggTGCAGCAGCGCCCCTATGATCTCAACATCCCCTCAATCACCATCTCCCAGCTTAGAGGCACGCAGACGGTGAAGCGGACAGTTACAAGCGTGGCCGCCGAGGCGGAAACCTACACCATCATGACAAGAATGTCGCCGGAGATCGCGCTGGAGGTCTCACCTCCGGCGCTGACAGTGCTCCCCGGCGCATCGAGAGAGATAACGGCGACCCTCACGGCCAGGTCAGTGACTGGCACCTACAGTTTTGGAGAGATCACCATGAAAGGGAACCGAGGTCACCTTGTGAGAATCCCAGTGGTAGCTATGGGATTTAAGTAGACTAATGTAAGTGGCTCCAGGTGAGCTAGAGCTATGTCTGCCTCTGAAAGCTTCAAGCTGAGGAATGCTGTAATTTTTTGTAGCTTAgtagaaagaaaataatagtCAGTACGATGCTGTATTTCCATGTTGTTATACTTGTGCTCCTGGCTGTAAAATATATGTGGGCTTTGAAGCCTCTATGAAATGATCTGGAGTTAATGTGTCCAAATCTGAATGCATGGGCTACTCACACGACTCGATAGTCGATAATGAATATTTAACGTTTAGAACAAGATTTAGTCCTACTTTTAAAGCTCTATCAATCAATAACTCTCAAATGCCTGGTTTGTAAAACAAAGGGGAATTGTGAGATATTTGCCTTAAAAAGTTACTATCATAAAATCATGAGCTTATTAGATTTCATAAGcttatttaaatataaaattgattgCTCGAGTTATAAAATTCgactaaattttatactaaacatcaaatattatgacagagggagtattatgttCTTGTTTATGGATATTTTGTATGTCTCATCCTCACAAATAAGTACAGTATGTGATCTTCAGTCAAACACAGTAAAACAGTTTAAGCAGTCCTAACTTGACTCTAGTTCAAAAGCCCATTAGGCATTAGCCATTAGGCCATGTAATCTCCTGCATCTTTGGCCCAATATTCTGGTCCACTCTAGGATCCCGGAACACCGTTCGATCCATTTTGAGCGGTCAAGATTGAGGCGGGAGCGTTAGATGGGTAACTTTGCAAATGAGACCCGCAAAATATACAATTTTCCAAACATGCTTGTGCTTTTCTTGCaaatgccaccgccgccgccgccgccgccgccgccatgaccgatgagcaccaccgccgccgccgccttgcgcaCCGGCGCGgccatcctcgccgcgctctccgACGTGTCCGCCTGCCAAATCCACGCGCGAGCGCTGAAGCTCGGCGTGCTCCCCTCGTCTCTCCACCTTTGCTCCGCTCTGGTCAAGTCCTACGCGGCCTCcggcagcctcgccgccgcgcgcaagCTGTTCGACGAAATCCCCCGCCCGGACGTCCCGCTATGGAACACCCTGTTGTCTGCCTGTGCGCGTTCTGGGCGCCCCCAACACGCGTTGGTGACGGCGTCCACCATGGCGCGGGCGGGTTCTTCCCGGCCCAACAACGTCTCCGTCACGATCCTCTTGTCAGCGTGCGCGCGGCTGAGGAGCTTGGTGCATGGGAGAGAGATCCATGGCTACGCGGTGAGAAATCTCGCTGCTCTTGATTTGCCCTTGCTGAACGCTTTGGTCAGCATGTACGGGAGATGCGGCCGGCTGGTGAATGCGAGAATGGTGTTCGACAGCATAGGGAGTATGAAGAGCGTGGTTTCTTGGACTTGCATGATCAATGCTTGCTGCGAGAATGGAAAGCCAGCAGAGGCACTGCAAGTGTTCGAGCAAATGAGGCTTGCTGGGGTCAAGGTTGACGAGGTAACCCTTCTTGCAGTCATCTCAGCGTGCACAATGTTGGACTGCAGGTCAGAGCTGGGGGAGTGGGTGGAGGAGTATGCCCATGAAAATGGGTTCTTGGAGAATACCCGTGTCGCCAACGCACTCATACATATGCATGGTAAGATGGGGAGGGTAAGGAGATCATGTGAGATATTTGACTCGATCACTGTAAGGACAGTGGTCTCATGGACAGCCATAATTCAGGCCCTCGCCGTGCACGGGCATGGGGTGGCTGCGCTTGTCCGGTTTTCGCAGATGCTCAGACAAGGTTTCCAGCCTGATGAACTTGTATTCTTGAGCGTGATCAATGCCTGCGGTCACTCGGGGCTCGTCAATGAAGCGCGCCAATTGTTCAAGTCTATGGTTGAAGAGTATCACATCACACCTTGGATGGAGCACTATGGGAGCATGGTGGACCTGCTGTGCAAATCTGGTATACTGGAAGAGGCCTTTGAGTTCGTCCTGGCTATGCCAGTGAGGCCTGACCCTGTAATATGGCGTG from Oryza glaberrima chromosome 6, OglaRS2, whole genome shotgun sequence includes these protein-coding regions:
- the LOC127776246 gene encoding pentatricopeptide repeat-containing protein At4g14820-like; amino-acid sequence: MSTTAAAALRTGAAILAALSDVSACQIHARALKLGVLPSSLHLCSALVKSYAASGSLAAARKLFDEIPRPDVPLWNTLLSACARSGRPQHALVTASTMARAGSSRPNNVSVTILLSACARLRSLVHGREIHGYAVRNLAALDLPLLNALVSMYGRCGRLVNARMVFDSIGSMKSVVSWTCMINACCENGKPAEALQVFEQMRLAGVKVDEVTLLAVISACTMLDCRSELGEWVEEYAHENGFLENTRVANALIHMHGKMGRVRRSCEIFDSITVRTVVSWTAIIQALAVHGHGVAALVRFSQMLRQGFQPDELVFLSVINACGHSGLVNEARQLFKSMVEEYHITPWMEHYGSMVDLLCKSGILEEAFEFVLAMPVRPDPVIWRVLTGACRDLGNAILARKVVDHVIEMEPEYGGNYVLASNLYAANEDWRRVVDVRMEMGVWKETSRYSTALSYVEVNVEENAESLHPPTNDAYR